In Salminus brasiliensis chromosome 24, fSalBra1.hap2, whole genome shotgun sequence, one genomic interval encodes:
- the LOC140546929 gene encoding histone H4, with amino-acid sequence MSGRGKGGKGLGKGGAKRHRKVLRDNIQGITKPAIRRLARRGGVKRISGLIYEETRGVLKVFLENVIRDAVTYTEHAKRKTVTAMDVVYALKRQGRTLYGFGG; translated from the coding sequence ATGTCAGGCAGAGGCAAGGGCGGCAAAGGCCTTGGGAAAGGAGGCGCCAAGCGTCATCGTAAAGTGCTTCGcgataacatccagggtatcacaAAGCCGGCTATTCGCCGTCTGGCTCGTCGTGGTGGCGTCAAGCGTATCTCCGGTCTGATCTACGAAGAGACCCGCGGTGTGCTCAAAGTGTTCCTGGAAAACGTGATCAGGgacgcagtcacgtacactgagcatgccaaaagaaagaccgtcaccgctatggatgtggtgtacgccctgaagcgccagggacgcactctgtacggattcggaggttaa